In Cryptomeria japonica chromosome 5, Sugi_1.0, whole genome shotgun sequence, the genomic window CACAGTTTGCTCGCCTTCCAATTTCGGTTGTTGAAGACGCGTATGCGAAATATACGCGATTGGTCGATCGGTTGAACAACCTCTTGCCTCGCCCAGTAGAACGAACTTCTTGATACGTGTCATTATCTGATGCGTTAATAAATGAACAAGGGTGGAAAATAATGAATTGAAGATCTAGAAAGCCCAACGTTTCTACATCGACCAAACCAATGTTCCCTGCACACAGATCGGGTGACGGCGGGGTAGACGTACAGAGGGCCACCGTCCATTTCTAGAATCGACAAATTCCTACAACTTTTATGCACTTCGTATCCTTATCGGAAACGGAAACCCCCAATTTGATATCTGTCTATAGATATGCTCCAAATTGTTTATCCTCACCACTAAACCAAGTCTTGTTTCTTTGATCCAATCTATTTGGAGTTTGGctgaaaaattgaatttccatCTACATTTACAGGCAAATTGTTATTTGAAGCTTTCTGTAACAGATTCATGGAGTACAGTGCATCAATTAAGGGTTTACAGGCGTCCCCTCGTCTTATGAGCAAGTGTGCTTCTTCTGGAATTTCACGGGTCAGAATTGGAGTGAGGCCAAAGCATTCGACAAGTATTAGGGCTTTTCAATCTCAAAATGCTTCCTTTCCTTCGTCTtcttcattgtatgatgttctctGTGTCTCTCCCGACGTCAGTGCGATTGATATAAAACGCGCATACCGTAGAATGGCTCTCAAATACCATCCTGATGTCTGCCCTGCTGCAGAGAAGGAAGAGTGTAGCAAATGGTTCCTTCAAGTTCAGGAGGCTTACGAGACTCTGTCGGATCCTCTGCTCCGCCAGGATTATGATTGGAGACTGCAGAACAGGTTCACAGTAGGCAATTACGAAGGGAGATTGGAGAGTAGTCATGTGTGGGAAGCTCAGCTGATGGAATTGATTAGGAGGAGATCGGGAAATAACTCGTCGTCATGGGGTAGCAGAATGAGAAGACGAAATCAAGAGGGGGCTTATGCTTGCTTTTGATTAAATCGTGATTACTGTGGGTTATTTGAGAGTTTGTTGTAAATTGGATTGTAAAATAGGGCGTTTGAGCGCCTTCTAGCTGTGTAAATATTGCCAATTTTCTCTTAATTCCATTCGTTATGTCATATTTAACTAGTTATTTGGCGATAAAGAATGTTAATTGAGACACTATATTAGGACTTCGAAACAAAACTATCGTAAAATGGTTATTATCAGTTTCTTCCCCAAATTTGTGGATGTCAAAAAAtcaccaatttttcctttatagGTAGAACAAAGGATCACAATTTAACATAGTAAGTCAGTTTTTGTCTATATTTTCACTATTCTCAGATCAAAATGTCTTCGAATTGAAACGAAATCATGTTCAAGGCTTCGATTTCTAGATTTAAAAGTGAATCCCAGCTCAGAGGAATTTTGGTAAGAATTTTGGTAAGGGGTATGCAATTTTAAATGCAATTTTAAATGGTGTTGCCATGGTAAGGGGTATGCAATTTTAAATAGTGTTGCCTATAATCCATGGCATATTCGATGCCTTCATTGTACGTACCCTCATAATATGTTTCCCTTTTGCAGGGATGCTTAAAGCACATCGTCCTTCCATAAGGCAAACTACTCCACACCCACCTTATTCTCACAGAGTTTATACGCCATGTCTACTTACATGCCAGAATTGTTATTATGTATGCCAAGCGCGCCTCTGTTATAGTTGCACAgaaaatgtttgacaaaatgtctcacCTAAACGCTGCATACGATGGATGTTTGGATAAAGCGTTGCAGTTCTTTCACATGGTATGACAGATAATTGATGAAGATAGAATTGtttaatattctattttttgttgaacttctgatttcttttatgttgtaattttttatattgaataaatttTATCTCTCGTCTAAATTTAAAAAACATAAAGCCTATATTCAGAAAGCTTATATTGACAATTTTACTTTTTATGTCTGAAACTTGGAATAATAAGCGAACTGGACTTCATCCCTAGAAGATTCAAAGTAGATGCATTTTATCTCACAATACAACTCTGATTACATAATATTTTCCTATTAGAGCATTTCACCGTGGTTTAGTGATGAATGAAAATCGCTTAAAAGGCTCGTGCAGTAG contains:
- the LOC131049781 gene encoding chaperone protein dnaJ 20, chloroplastic-like, with amino-acid sequence MEYSASIKGLQASPRLMSKCASSGISRVRIGVRPKHSTSIRAFQSQNASFPSSSSLYDVLCVSPDVSAIDIKRAYRRMALKYHPDVCPAAEKEECSKWFLQVQEAYETLSDPLLRQDYDWRLQNRFTVGNYEGRLESSHVWEAQLMELIRRRSGNNSSSWGSRMRRRNQEGAYACF